One window from the genome of Chiloscyllium plagiosum isolate BGI_BamShark_2017 chromosome 31, ASM401019v2, whole genome shotgun sequence encodes:
- the LOC122565168 gene encoding procathepsin L-like yields the protein MKFSLFLGCVAVSILVVASGHTFNSTLDEDWKSWKSCYEKQYTQDEESYRRMVWEDNMRYIKQHNLEHSMGKHTFTVGMNQYGDLTTEEFNELMNGFFQDAADNSTEEDDDEGNGYDEDVDDLESDEIEESDDVMKYRKLDWRKKGLVTPVKKQGRCGSCWAFSVTGAIEGQWAKKCRRLVSLSEQNLLDCDTHSYGCMGGFKLSAFEYVKENGIQSEKAYPYIAKQSHCKFRKDKIAARIKKCNKVKKGEQNLAKALWKHGPIAVSLNSHPRSFHLYKQGVYSDPKCTQRRGHAVLVVGFGRENGINYWLVKNSWGTHWGEKGYIKIAKNRGNLCGIANYGVYPIVRKYMCKTLASSNST from the exons ATGAAGTTCtctctgtttctgggctgtgtgGCAGTGTCTATTCTGGTTGTAGCCTCAGGCCACACGTTTAATTCAACACTGGATGAAGACTGGAAGAGTTGGAAATCATGTTATGAGAAGCAGTACACCCAG GATGAAGAGAGCTACAGGAGAATGGTATGGGAAGACAATATGAGATACATCAAACAACACAATCTGGAGCACTCGATGGGGAAACACACCTTCACTGTGGGAATGAACCAGTATGGAGATCTG ACTACTGAAGAGTTTAATGAACTCATGAATGGATTCTTCCAAGATGCAGCTGATAACTCGACTGAAGAAGATGATGATGAAGGAAATGGTTATGATGAAGATGTTGATGATCTTGAATCTGATGAAATTGAAGAAAGTGATGATGTTATGAAATATAGAAAACTTGACTGGCGTAAAAAAGGTTTGgttactccagtgaaaaaacag GGAAGATGTGGTTCGTGCTGGGCTTTCAGTGTGACTGGTGCCATTgaaggacagtgggcaaagaaatgtAGAAGGCTAGtttctctgagtgaacagaatttGCTTGATTGTGACACACATAGCTATGGATGTATGGGTGGATTCAAACTGTCTGCCTTTGAATATGTGAAAGAAAACGGCATTCAATCAGAAAAAGCTTACCCATACATAGCAAAG CAAAGTCACTGCAAATTTCGGAAAGATAAGATTGCTGCCAGAATCAAAAAATGCAACAAAGTAAAAAAAGGTGAACAAAACTTAGCGAAGGCTTTGTGGAAACATGGACCCATCGCTGTATCCCTCAATTCGCATCCAAGGTCCTTCCACTTGTATAAACAAG GAGTTTACTCTGATCCTAAGTGCACCCAACGCCGAGGCCATGCAGTGCTTGTGGTTGGATTTGGAAGAGAAAATGGAATTAATTATTGGCTGGTTAAAAACAG TTGGGGAACACACTGGGGTGAAAAAGGTTACATCAAAATAGCTAAGAATCGAGGGAATTTGTGTGGAATTGCCAACTATGGAGTCTATCCAATAGTGAGAAAGTATATGTGCAAAACCCTTGCTTCATCAAATTCCACCTGA